The nucleotide window TTTTCCTAAAACGAAATCACATTATAACTTTTAATTTTTTAATTTGTTTTTTACAAAATAGTCGATACCTGATTCGTCCATTTGCGCCACGCGCCATTCATCAAATACTTTAGCTCCTGAATTTTCGTAAAAATCGATTGCTGTTGTATTCCAGTCCAAAACAGCCCATTCGACTCTTCGAACATTGTCGATTTTGGCTTGTTTAATAATTTCAGAATACAACGCATATCCCAATCCGGTGCCACGCATACTGTCTTTTACGATTAAATCTTCCAAATGGATGGTTTTTCCTTTCCAAGTGGAATATCGGTAATAATACAAAGCAATACCAACAATTTGATTCTCAACTTCGGCAACAAAAACGTGAAACAATGGGTTTTGCCCAAAGCCGTCACGAACAAGATCTTCCTCGGTAATCAAAACAGCTTCGGGTTCTTTTTCGAATACAGCTAGCTCTTGGATTAATTCCAAAACGGCATGCATGTCTTCTTTTTCGCCTTTGCGTATTTTCATTTTATTTGGTATTATTGTTTTTGATTATATAAAAAACAGTCAAATAGTAACTTTTTTTTGTCAAATATGTAGCAAATATACAATACTGAAAAACTATCTAAGTGTTATTTTTTTCCTTTTCACAAAAAAAACGATATTTGTGACTTCAAATTAACTACATCGATTTCGTAATGGAAGAAAGAAACAAAACACTCGGAGAATTTATCATCGAAAACCAAAAAGCTTTTCAGTATTCTTCGGGGGAATTATCAAGAATTATCAATTCAATTCGCTTGGCAGCCAAAGTGGTTAATTATAAAGTAAACAAAGCGGGATTGGTAGATATTGTTGGGGCTGTTGGAGAACAAAATATTCAGGGAGAAGATCAGCAAAAGTTGGATGTGTATGCCAATGAAATTTTTATCCAAACCTTGATTAATCGTGAAATTGTGTGCGGCATCGCTTCGGAGGAAAATGATGATTTTATTACCGTTCAGGGAAGTGATAACAGCCACAACAACAAATATGTGCTTTTGATGGATCCGCTTGACGGTTCGTCTAACATTGATGTTAATGTTTCGGTTGGAACTATTTTTTCGGTTTACAGAAGAGTAACGCCAATAGGAACTCCTGTAACACTCGAAGATTTTCTGCAGCCTGGAACACAACAAGTTGCAGCCGGTTATGTGATTTACGGAACATCGACTATGCTTGTTTACACAACAGGACACGGCGTAAACGGCTTTACGCTGAATCCGGCAATTGGAACATTTTACCTTTCGCATCCCAACATGAAATTCTCCGAAAACGGAAATATTTATTCAATTAACGAAGGAAATTATGTTCATTTTCCGCAAGGGGTGAAAGATTATATAAAATATTGTCAGCTCGAAGAAGAAGATCGTCCGTACACTTCCCGCTACATTGGAAGCCTTGTTGCTGATATTCATAGGAATATGATTAAGGGCGGAATTTATATTTACCCAACAAGCTCCAAAGCTCCAAAAGGGAAATTGAGATTGTTGTATGAGTGCAATCCGATGGCTTTTATAGTGGAGCAGGCGGGAGGGAAGGCTTCAGACGGCTTCGATCGTATTATGGAAATTCAGCCAACGGAACTACATCAGCGGGTGCCTTTCTTTTGCGGAAGCGTAAAAATGGTCGAAAAGGCTGAAGAATTTATGCTTAAAGCAAAATAGAGTAAATAATGTGAATCAAGAGTTAAAATAAAAATCTGTTATTCTTTAGATTAGACCTAACAGGTTTTTAAAACCTGTTAGGTCTCTACTAGAAACCAAAAAGTTATATATTCAACCCTTGATTCGCATAAATAGTAAACCATCACTAAACCAAATAATAAACCACCAAAAAAGCTCTCGTTTCTGAGAGCTTTTTTATTTGTGTCTGCGAAAGTCTGCGAAGTCTGCGTGAATAAAATTAGCACGCAGACTTCGCAGACTTTTATTTATACATATTTTTCATTTCGTAGAGAAAAGTTTCTTCATCGACTCCCATATCGACTAATTTTAAAGCTTTGTTGACAATGTAATTCACATTTCCAGGTGTAAAACCCAGAGCCAGAGCAAATTTAATTAATAAGTGCTCTTGTAAATCGCCCAATTGATGGTCACGATGTACGATTCTCGCTAGTTTGTAGAGTGCTTCGAGCCTTTCTATATATAAGTAGGGAGCGTTGATTTGATATTTCGACGGATCTTTTAAAATTTCTTTATATTCTTCATCAGAAATTTGAAGTGAGGTTGCTAATTTATCCAGGAATCTTTGTTCTTCTTCAGTTATGTTTCCGCCTGCGTGAGCTACACGTACAATAGCTGAAAAATGGCCTCTGGCTCTTTGGATGTTTTCGCTGTTGAATAAATCTGAGAAAGGCATAATTTTGGTGTTTAAGGTTTGATATAAAGATAGTTAAAATTTTTAGGAACAAAATCAGTTTTACTTATTTTTTTGAGCATTTTGCAGTTTTTTTTAATCAGATTTAACCTTTAAAAAATCAGGTAATAAATTTGTTTATTTGCTTCAATTTTGTTTTTTATCCCGAAGGATTTATTTCAAAAAAAATAGAAAAAAACTGGTATGTGAAATTATATTTAAGTAAAAATAAACCACATAGAGGCATAGATTTAATAACAAATCGGTAAAGAAAGAATAGAAATAAGACTGTTTTCCACATAGTTTGACTATGTGAAGAGTAAAACGAATACCAAATTCTTTTTAAATTCTATGATTTCTATGGTTCTATGTGGTTAAGAATAATTACACGCAGCGGTTAGTGTAATTCATTGCATTACGTGTTTTGTATAATCGGTATAAATCGTAAGTTTACAACCCCATATCAATTTACTATTTATGATGTCTGAATTTTTGATTTATTTCCAGATTGGTTTGAAACACGTATTGAATATTCATGCCTACGACCATGTTTTGTTTTTGATTGCTTTGTCTGTTCCGTTCTCTTTTGCCGATTGGAAAAGGATTTTGCTTTTGGTTACAATGTTTACTTTGGGACATACAACGGCCTTGTTCCTTTCTGTTTTTGGAATTATTACTGTCAAAGTGAATGTTGTCGAATTACTCATCCCGATTACAATATTGATAACGGCGCTTTATAATTTGTTTACAGCCGGTAAATCAAGCAAAAACGGAAATGTCAATTTGGTTTTTATAATAACGCTTTTCTTTGGAATTATCCACGGATTAGGGTTTTCAAATTATTTCAAAACGATAATGGGCGGAAGTGCGTCCTCAAAATTATTGCCCATGGGCGAATTTGCATTAGGTATTGAAGCGGCACAAATTACGGTAGTGGTTGTGGTTTTGATTTTGTCGTATATTGTGCAAACGGTGTTTCGTTTTTCAAAACGAGATTGGTCATTGGTAATGTCAGCGTTTATAATTGGAGTGGTTTTACCAATGATATTGGAAAGTGAAATTTGGAAAAGCTATTGATTTATGGAAAAAATAAAATTAAATAAATACGATAAAGCGTATCTTAGGATTGCCACAGAATGGGGTTTGTTGTCCTATTGCAAAAGAAAACAAGTTGGGGCAATTATCGTAAAAGACCGAATGATAATTTCGGACGGATACAATGGAACGCCCTCTGGATTTGAAAATTGCTGTGAAGATGAAGACGGTTTGACGCGTTGGGATGTTTTGCATGCCGAAGCCAATGCTATTTTGAAAGTAGCTCGTTCCACACAATCCTGCGAAGGAGCGACTTTGTATATCACGCTTTCGCCTTGCAAGGAATGTAGTAAACTGATTCATCAGTCAGGAATAAAAAGAGTGGTGTATCACAATGGATACCGCGACGATTCGGGATTGCAATTTTTAATAAAAGCCGGCATAGAAGTAGAGCATATTCCTGTTTTGGAAGATTAGAAAATCAGTGCTAGTTTAAGATTTTGGAGCAGAAAGATTTGGTGTTTTAGGAGAGATGGGTCCCGCTTTTCGCTATATCTTTTCCTTTTTAAAGAAAAAAGGAAAAGGATGCCGCTTCAATCGGGGCTAAAGAGAGAGAGATTTGCTTCGTCAGTTCGCTAGCAAAGTTTTGCACTGAATTCTTAGCGACTCAGCGACTTTGCGAGAAAACAAAAGGTTAATTTTAATGATATTGCGCTATCGACGGGTATCATTTTTGCTATCATTAAAAAAAAAATCGAACTAAGATTCGAAAAAAAATGAAATTCGACAACAAATATTTACCCATAGTTATTGGTGGCATTTTTGCCCTTGGTGTTTTGATTGGCAGCTTGTCTTCCCCTTCTTCGACTAACTCCTTTTTGTCCAAAAGAAATACCAAAGAAAAACTCAACAAACTAATTGATTTCATTGACAGCGAATATGTCGATGATGTCAATACCGATTCTATTGTGAGTCTTACGGTAAATAGTATTTTGGCAAAATTAGATCCGCATTCCGTTTATATTCCACCAAGTGAACAAGCCGAAATTGCCGAGACCATGAAAGGCGATTTTGTGGGAATCGGAATCAATTTTTATATGCACAATGACTCGGTTGCAGTTATCAATCCGGTAAAAAACGGGCCTTCGGCAAAAGCTGGAATCAAAGCCGGAGATCGGATTTTGTATGCAGGTAAAACCAAATTATATGGGCGAAAATTGCCCAACGACAGTTTGTTTGCCAAGCTAAAAGGAGAAGTAGGTTCAAAAATCGAATTGACGGTCTATCGAAAAGCGGAACGCAAAAAGATGAAAATAACCATAAAAAGGGATGTTATTCCGCTAAAAAGCGTTGACGTTGCCTTGCGTTTGGATAATACAACCGGTTACATCAAGATTAATCGTTTTGCCGAAACCACTTTCGATGAGTTTCATAAAGCATTGATTTCGTTAAAAAAACAAGGGATTAAATCACTTGTGGTCGATCTTCGTGACAACGGTGGTGGTTATATGGAAGAAGCCATCGCGATTGCGG belongs to Flavobacterium gilvum and includes:
- a CDS encoding GNAT family N-acetyltransferase, with translation MKIRKGEKEDMHAVLELIQELAVFEKEPEAVLITEEDLVRDGFGQNPLFHVFVAEVENQIVGIALYYYRYSTWKGKTIHLEDLIVKDSMRGTGLGYALYSEIIKQAKIDNVRRVEWAVLDWNTTAIDFYENSGAKVFDEWRVAQMDESGIDYFVKNKLKN
- the fbp gene encoding class 1 fructose-bisphosphatase, producing MEERNKTLGEFIIENQKAFQYSSGELSRIINSIRLAAKVVNYKVNKAGLVDIVGAVGEQNIQGEDQQKLDVYANEIFIQTLINREIVCGIASEENDDFITVQGSDNSHNNKYVLLMDPLDGSSNIDVNVSVGTIFSVYRRVTPIGTPVTLEDFLQPGTQQVAAGYVIYGTSTMLVYTTGHGVNGFTLNPAIGTFYLSHPNMKFSENGNIYSINEGNYVHFPQGVKDYIKYCQLEEEDRPYTSRYIGSLVADIHRNMIKGGIYIYPTSSKAPKGKLRLLYECNPMAFIVEQAGGKASDGFDRIMEIQPTELHQRVPFFCGSVKMVEKAEEFMLKAK
- a CDS encoding TerB family tellurite resistance protein, whose protein sequence is MPFSDLFNSENIQRARGHFSAIVRVAHAGGNITEEEQRFLDKLATSLQISDEEYKEILKDPSKYQINAPYLYIERLEALYKLARIVHRDHQLGDLQEHLLIKFALALGFTPGNVNYIVNKALKLVDMGVDEETFLYEMKNMYK
- a CDS encoding HupE/UreJ family protein; the encoded protein is MSEFLIYFQIGLKHVLNIHAYDHVLFLIALSVPFSFADWKRILLLVTMFTLGHTTALFLSVFGIITVKVNVVELLIPITILITALYNLFTAGKSSKNGNVNLVFIITLFFGIIHGLGFSNYFKTIMGGSASSKLLPMGEFALGIEAAQITVVVVVLILSYIVQTVFRFSKRDWSLVMSAFIIGVVLPMILESEIWKSY
- a CDS encoding deoxycytidylate deaminase gives rise to the protein MEKIKLNKYDKAYLRIATEWGLLSYCKRKQVGAIIVKDRMIISDGYNGTPSGFENCCEDEDGLTRWDVLHAEANAILKVARSTQSCEGATLYITLSPCKECSKLIHQSGIKRVVYHNGYRDDSGLQFLIKAGIEVEHIPVLED